The genomic interval CCAgtggcacccaatggcacccggtggcacccaatggcacccgGTGTCCCCCCAATGGCACCCAGTGTCACCTGATGGCACCCAATGACCCCCAATGGCACCCAGTGTCCCCCAATGGCACCCGGTGGCACCCGATGGCACCTAATGACCCCCAATGGCACCCAGTGTCCCCCAATGGCACCCAATGACCCCTAGTGGCACCCAGTATCACCCAGTGGCATCCAATGACCCCCAATGGCACCCAGTGTCACCCAATGGCACCCGgtggcacccaatggcacccaatgacccccaatggcacccaatgaccccccccaatggcacccaatggcacccaatgaaccccaatggcacccaatggcacccagtGGCACCCAGTGGCTGGGCAGGGCCTGGTGGTGGGCGGGGTGTAAGGGGGTGGGTGGGGCTTTTGGTGGGCGGGGCCAGAGGGAAGAGACGGAACCACCTGTGGGATGGGGGGCTGGAGTGGGCGGGGCATCAGTGGGTGGGGCTTATGGGTGTGGGCGGGGTTTGAGGGGACCAGGGTGGGGATTGGGGTGGGCGGGTCCTCCACGGTGGGCGGAGCTTAAGGACACTGGCAGGGCTTGGAGTGGGTGGGGTCACGTTGGTGGGTGGGGCTTAGCGGTGTGGGCGGGGCTTATGGAGTGGGACCAACTGCTGGGTGGGGCTGGGAATGGGCGTGGCCTCGCAGGGGCGGGGCTTTTGTGATGGGCGTGGCTCTTTGGTTGGGCGGGGCTTGCCGAATGGGTGCGGCCAGGTGGGCGGGGCTAGGAGATAGGCCGGGCGCGGGTTGTGGGCGGGGCTACGGGAAGGGACTGGGTTGTGATGGGCGTGGCTTAGGAGAGGGGTGGGGCTGGCTGGGCGGAGCTTGCGGTGGGCGGGGCTGACCGGCAGGTGTGGCAGTGGCCGTGGGGGCGGAGCTTGTAGCCATAGGTGGGGTTGAGGCAGCAGTCGGCCAATGGGACGGGCTCGTCGCCCAGCAGCTCGGCGCAGGCCCcgcctcccccttcctcctccaatCGGGCGAAGCACCACACGGGCGTGGTGGCTGGGGGGCGGGGCCACCGGGGTCACGTGGGGGGGGGTGTCATGTGAGGGCACCcgccccagtgcctcccagtgccccccagtgccctcccagtcccctcagtCTCCTCCCAGTAGCcctccagtgccctcccagtgcctcccagtgtcctcccagtcctcccagtgcatcccatcctcccagccccccagtgCTTTCCCAGTACCTCCCATTACCCTCCCactgcctcccagtccccccagttctCCCCGTTTCCCCAGTCCActtcccccaagcccccccagtgctcctccagtgctcccagtgccctcccagtatccTCCCAGTCTTCAGTCCCCCCACTTCCCCATGcgcccccagtcctcccagtgcctcccagtgcccttccagtCCCCCCAGTACCCTCCCGGTCCTCCCAGTTCCCCTGGTCCTCCCACCCCCCGAGGCCTCCAGCACcccccagtcccttcccagtgcctcccagtgccccccagcccctctcagcatcctcccagtatccccccagtgCCTCTCGGTGTCCTCCCACTATCCCCCCCGTGCTCCCAGTTTCCCcagtccccccaaccccccccagcgctcccagttcccctgcccccccccagtgctcccggtattcccccagtcctcccagtgctcccagtttccCATTTCCCcagtcccccagcccctcccagtcccccccagtctaTCCCAGTGtcttcccacctcctcccagtccccttcagtgcctcccagtatccccccagtgctcccagtatcctcccagtgctcccagtaaacCCCccgtgctcccagtgctcccagtttccCCCGTTTCCCCaatcccccagcccctcccagcccctcccagtcccccccagtcccctccagtgcctcccagtatccccccagtgctcccactatccccccagtgttcccagtcctcccagtgctcccagtttccCCGGTTTCCCCaatcccccagcccctcccagcccctcccagccctcccccaatccatcccagtccctcccagtgcctcccagtctccccagtcccCCCGGTACCGGCGGGGGCCGCAAGGGCGGCGCAGAGCAGCGGCACGAGCAGCCCCGCACGCGccatggggggaggggggggactcGGCCCCTCCCCCCCTCCGCACCCCGGGGCCAAGGGGaagtggggggaggggaggggggggaggggcgacCCCACCCACAGGAAGAAGCCGGGCgccaccctgcccctcccccaccccaggggcccCCGAAGAGACCGGgggggcccctcccccaccccagggggccccagagcccctcccccaccccaggggcccccgaggaggccgggggggcccctcccccaccccaggggcccCCGAAGAGACCGGgggggcccctcccccacccctggggGCCCCGAAgtggcccctcccccaccccaggggcccgagagcccctcccccaccccagggggcCCCGAAgtggcccctcccccaccccagggggccccagagcccctcccccaccccaggagcCCCGAGGAGGCCATGGgggggcccctcccccaccccaggggcccgagagcccctcccccaccccgggcccCCCCGAAgtggcccctcccccaccccaaggggccccagagcccctcccccaccccagggggcCCCGAAGAGACCGGgggggcccctcccccaccccggggggccCCGAAgtggcccctcccccaccccagggggccccagagcccctcccccaccccagggggcCCCGAAgtggcccctcccccaccccagggggccccagagcccctcccccaccccaggagcCCCGAGGAGGCCATGGGGGGGCCCCCACCCACCCCTGGGGCCCgagagcccctcccccaccccggggggccCCGAAgtggcccctcccccaccccaggggcccccgaggaggccgggggggcccctcccccaccccaggggctcCCGAAGAGACCGGgggggcccctcccccacccctggggctcgagagcccctcccccaccccagggggcCCCGAAgtggcccctcccccacccctggggCCCgagagcccctcccccaccccggggggccCCGAAGTGgcccctcctccaccccagggGCCCgagagcccctcccccaccccaggggcccccgaggaggccgggggggcccctcccccaccccagggggcCCAGAAGAGACCGGgggggcccctcccccaccccaggggccccagagcccctcccccacccccaaagccccaaattcctccttttttcacccatttatttaaaaaaaaaaaaaaaaaaaaaaaaagagaagaacccACGAaaccactggggggggggggaggggcggggggagggaggggcggggggaggggccaCCCGTGGGGTGACACGCGGGGGGAGGGGAACCCCcattttggggcgggggggggggagatccCCCAGGTTTTGGAAGGctccaaggggggggggggctcagggggggcgTGGCCTCGGGGGGGCGTGGCCTCGAAGGGCGTGTctgcggggggcggggcttcAGGGTCCTTCGCTGAAGCGCGTcacccccccggggcggggccgggcgggagcctgggggaggggggggacaatGGGGTCACCcacgtccccccatccccccccgtgtccccatccccccgtgtccccccctccccccacgtccccccgtgtccccatccccccacgtccccccctccctccatcctccccctccccccgtgtccccctcccccccatccccccacgtccccatcccccccacctccccctccccccaccccgcccctcccccatcccccccacgtcccccccctccccccgtgtccccctgccccccccgtgtcccccatccccccaccccgcccctcccccacccccctccccccgtgtccccctgcccccccgtgtcccccatccccccatcccccccccgcccctccccccatccccccccacgtccccccctccccccacgccccccgtgtccccctccccccatccccccacccccccatccccccaccctgcccctcccccacccctccccccatccccccccacgtccccccctcccccccgtgtccccctgccccccatccccccacgtccccatccccccacccccccatccccccaccccgcccctccccccctccccccccacgtccccccccccaccgcccctccccccgtgtcccctgctccccccgtgtccccacccccccacgtccccccctcccccccagccccccaccccgcccctcccccatccccccccatcccccccccgcccctcccccccccccacgtccccctcccccccccgcccctcccccccccggtcacctccggccgccgccggcccagGCCGCTCCCCTCCTTCCACCCCATCGCCTGCAGCATCCGGCACCCAAGGGTGGCCTCGCGGGGGAGGGGCCCCTCCGCCTCCCTGCCGCACCCAGGggtcacccccagcacccacttttgggtccccagcacccacttttggggtcccacaCCCCATAGCACccggttttggggtccccaccacccacttttggggtcccacaccccatagcacccacttGTGGGGTCCCCACcacccacttttggggtcccacaCCCCATAGCGCCCACTtgtggggtccccagcacccacttttgggtccccagcacccacttTTGGGGTCTCCTCCCCATAGCACccggttttggggtccccagcacccacttTTGGGTCCCCACcacccacttttggggtcccacaCCCCATGGGACacacttttggggtccccagcacccacttTGGGGGTCTCCTCCCCATAGCAcccagttttggggtccccagcacccacttTTGGGGTCCTCCCTCCACCACAGcacccacttttggggtcccacaccccatagcacccacttttggggtccccagcacccatttttggggtctcctccccATAGCACccggttttggggtccccagcacccacttTTGGGGTCCTCCCTCCACCACAGcacccacttttggggtcccacaCCCCATAGCACccggttttgggggtccccagcacccacttttggggtctcctccccatagcacccacttttggggtccccagcacccacttttggggtctcctccccatagcacccacttttggggtccccagcacccacttttggggtctcctccccacagcacccacttttggggtccccagcacccacttTTGGGGGTCTCCTCCCCATAGCACCCATGTTGGGGTCCCCCTCCCCCCacttttgcccccccccccccctcctagggcacccctgggtggggggtgggggtggggtgacGGGTGctcaccccggggtgggggggggtcccccaaattTGCGCCGCTTGGGTTCGGGGGGGTCGGGGCCCCCCTGCTTCTCCCGGCGCTCGGCCGCCCGGTCCCGGTACTTCATCTGGGGGAGGGgaagcagcacccatgggtgccccccataggtgccccccaccccccataggtgccccccagcacccatgggtgcccccctatAGGTGCCTCCCAGCACCTCATaagtgccccccagcacccatgggtgccccccacccccataggtgcccccccagcacccataggtgcCCCCCCATAGGTGCCCCTCAGCACCCAtaggtgccccccacccccacacatgccccccagcacccatgggtgcccccaccccccataggtgccccccagcacccatgggagcccCCCATCCCCGTAcatgcccccccagcacccataggtgcCCCCCCAGAGGTGCCCCTCCCCATAGATGCCCCCCCATAggtgcccccaccccccacaggtgcccccagcacccatgggtgcgcCCCACCCCCCCATAGGTGCCCTCCAGCACCCATGAGTGCCCCCCCATAGGTACCCCTCTAtaggtgccccccagcacccatgggtgccccccacccccatacatgccccccagcacccataggtgccccccagcacccataggtgcCCCTCCCCAtaggtgccccccagcaccctataggtgccccccagcacccatgggtgccccccacccacctccATGTCCCCCCGGTCCAGGCcctcgggggggggagggtggcTCCGGCGCTGCAGCTCCAGgttttgctggggggggggggaccccgttattggggggggtccccaaaacctccGGGGGGTCCCCAAtacccgggggggtccccaaaacctctagggggggtccccaatgtttgggggggtccccaaaacccctgggggtccccaagaccTGAAGGGGGGTCCCCAATATCTGGGGgtcccccaagtccttctgggggggtccccaatttTTGCGGGGTCCCCAATAATCCAAGGGGGGTCCCCAAtatctgggggggtccccaagacccctggggggtccccaaatCCTTTTGGAGGTCCCCAATATCTGAGGGTCCCCAatgtttggggggtccccaataATCCAAGGGGGGGTCCCCAAtatctgggggggtccccaaaacccctgggggtccccaagaccTGAAGGGGGGTCCCCAATATCTGGGGGgtcccccaagtccttctgggaatttttggggggtccccaataATCCAAGGGGGGTCCCCAATATCTGGGGGGTCTCCAAGacccctggggggtccccaaatCCGTTTGGGGGTCCCAATATCTGGGGGTCCCC from Calonectris borealis unplaced genomic scaffold, bCalBor7.hap1.2 HAP1_SCAFFOLD_291, whole genome shotgun sequence carries:
- the LOC142077523 gene encoding RNA-binding protein 10-like, coding for MEMKYRDRAAERREKQGGPDPPEPKRRKFGGPPPTPGEAEGPLPREATLGCRMLQAMGWKEGSGLGRRRPEAPARPRPGGVTRFSEGP